The Gemmatimonadaceae bacterium genome has a window encoding:
- a CDS encoding inositol monophosphatase family protein: MSAPEPSQATPTLPDAARVERRALLATCVAAAVRGAEIVRAGAANLDQLTWDTKSPADFVSDVDRASERAIAGIIGERHPDARLVGEEFSPDGAADLSGLSFVADPLDGTTNFLHGYPWYAVSIAAVVDGNPVAGAVLNVATGELFTATAGGGARRNGEPIAVSRETQPLRSLIGTGFPFKHAHLVEPYMASLPTIMRGTAGVRRAGAAALDLADVACGRFDAFWELMLAPWDIAAGVLLVREAGGLATDLQGGPARIGHGPLVAGNPAMHAWLLRQLGAGSAIGAAGGR, encoded by the coding sequence ATGAGCGCACCGGAGCCCTCGCAAGCAACGCCGACACTCCCGGACGCCGCGCGCGTCGAACGCCGCGCGCTCCTGGCCACCTGCGTGGCGGCGGCGGTCCGCGGCGCCGAGATCGTCCGGGCGGGCGCCGCCAACCTGGACCAGCTCACCTGGGACACCAAGTCCCCCGCCGATTTCGTGAGCGACGTGGACCGCGCCTCGGAGCGTGCCATCGCCGGCATCATCGGGGAACGACACCCCGACGCCCGGCTCGTGGGCGAGGAATTCTCCCCCGACGGCGCCGCCGACCTGTCCGGCCTGTCGTTCGTGGCCGATCCGCTGGACGGCACCACGAACTTCCTGCACGGGTATCCGTGGTACGCGGTGTCCATCGCCGCCGTGGTCGACGGCAACCCGGTGGCCGGCGCCGTGCTCAACGTGGCCACGGGCGAGCTGTTCACGGCCACCGCCGGCGGCGGGGCCCGGCGCAACGGCGAACCGATCGCCGTCTCGCGCGAGACCCAACCGCTGCGCAGCCTCATCGGCACGGGGTTCCCGTTCAAGCACGCCCACCTGGTGGAGCCCTACATGGCCAGCCTGCCCACCATCATGCGCGGCACCGCGGGCGTCCGCCGCGCCGGCGCCGCGGCGCTGGACCTGGCCGACGTGGCGTGCGGGCGGTTCGACGCCTTCTGGGAGCTGATGCTCGCCCCCTGGGACATCGCGGCCGGCGTGCTGCTGGTCCGCGAGGCCGGTGGCCTGGCCACCGACCTCCAGGGCGGCCCGGCGCGGATCGGCCATGGCCCGCTCGTGGCCGGCAACCCCGCCATGCATGCGTGGCTGCTGCGCCAGTTGGGAGCCGGATCGGCCATCGGCGCCGCCGGCGGCCGTTGA
- the trpS gene encoding tryptophan--tRNA ligase: MSRIFSGIQPSGELHIGNYLGAVKNWVQLQHQHPTIICIVDYHAITVAYDPDLLRVRRRDMATSLLAAGVDPDVATVFVQSAVREHTELQWIFNTITPLGELERQTQFKEKASRQESVSAGLLMYPVLQAADILLYRADLVPVGEDQVQHLELSRVIARRWNAAFARGEDYFPEPQPLLAPTRRVMGLDGQAKMSKSMGNTIGLLESSEEIWAKLRPAVTDPARVKRTDPGHPEVCNIYRLHQAFSPPDTVKHVYEQCTTAGWGCIDCKKVLLESIEQELVPIRRRAAELREHPERVDDVLAAGAGACRAIAQQTMRDVRERMGLD; the protein is encoded by the coding sequence ATGTCTCGAATTTTCAGCGGAATACAGCCTTCGGGCGAGCTGCACATCGGCAACTACCTCGGGGCCGTGAAGAATTGGGTGCAATTGCAGCACCAGCACCCGACGATCATCTGCATCGTGGACTATCACGCCATCACGGTGGCGTACGATCCCGACCTGCTGCGCGTGCGGCGCCGCGACATGGCGACCTCGCTGCTGGCGGCCGGGGTGGATCCGGACGTGGCGACGGTGTTCGTGCAGTCGGCCGTTCGTGAACATACCGAACTGCAGTGGATCTTCAACACCATCACGCCGCTGGGCGAGCTGGAGCGGCAGACCCAGTTCAAGGAGAAGGCGAGCCGCCAGGAGAGCGTGAGCGCGGGGCTGCTCATGTACCCGGTGCTCCAGGCGGCCGACATCCTGCTCTATCGCGCCGATCTCGTGCCGGTGGGCGAGGACCAGGTGCAGCACCTGGAACTGTCGCGCGTGATCGCGCGGCGGTGGAACGCGGCGTTCGCGCGCGGCGAGGACTACTTTCCCGAGCCGCAGCCGCTGCTGGCGCCCACGCGGCGCGTGATGGGGCTCGACGGCCAGGCCAAGATGTCCAAGTCCATGGGCAACACGATCGGCCTGCTGGAGTCGAGCGAGGAGATCTGGGCCAAGCTGCGTCCCGCGGTCACCGATCCGGCCCGCGTCAAGCGCACCGATCCGGGCCACCCCGAGGTGTGCAACATCTACCGCCTGCATCAGGCCTTCAGCCCGCCGGACACGGTGAAGCACGTGTACGAGCAGTGCACGACCGCGGGGTGGGGGTGCATCGACTGCAAGAAGGTGCTGCTCGAATCCATCGAGCAGGAGTTGGTGCCGATTCGCCGGCGGGCCGCGGAGTTGCGGGAGCATCCGGAGCGGGTGGACGACGTGCTCGCCGCCGGCGCCGGCGCCTGCCGCGCCATTGCCCAGCAGACGATGCGCGACGTGCGCGAGCGGATGGGGCTCGACTGA
- a CDS encoding MgtC/SapB family protein, with translation MEAFVATFQVELLAKLVVAILLGGAIGLEREVAGKPAGLRTNILICVGAALFMHLSIVVGDIGFSPDGHPYGDVTRIAAQIVTGVGFLGAGTIMQARGTIIGLTSAATIWVVAAIGATVGAGFYVQALGAGALVMIVLSGMGTLEHWLRRARRTVNATIRAQPGTSLDDVSATLHRAGIRVLEHAIFDHVGDRTFELRLSGPSRQFEEARDHMMKRDDVFHFHVG, from the coding sequence ATGGAGGCCTTCGTCGCCACGTTCCAGGTGGAGCTGCTGGCCAAGCTCGTGGTGGCCATCCTGCTGGGCGGGGCGATCGGACTGGAGCGCGAGGTCGCGGGCAAGCCGGCCGGGCTGCGCACCAACATCCTGATCTGCGTGGGCGCGGCGCTGTTCATGCACCTGTCGATCGTGGTTGGCGACATCGGATTCTCGCCCGACGGCCATCCCTATGGCGACGTGACGCGCATCGCGGCCCAGATCGTGACCGGCGTGGGATTTCTTGGCGCGGGCACGATCATGCAGGCGCGGGGGACGATCATTGGCCTCACCTCGGCGGCGACGATCTGGGTGGTGGCGGCCATCGGCGCCACGGTGGGGGCCGGCTTCTACGTGCAGGCGCTCGGCGCCGGCGCGCTGGTCATGATCGTGCTGAGCGGCATGGGGACGCTGGAGCACTGGCTGCGGCGGGCGCGGCGCACCGTGAACGCCACGATCCGCGCTCAGCCGGGCACGTCCCTCGATGACGTGTCGGCCACGCTCCACCGGGCGGGTATCCGCGTGTTGGAGCATGCGATCTTCGATCACGTGGGCGACCGCACGTTCGAACTGCGGCTCAGCGGACCGTCGCGCCAGTTCGAGGAGGCGCGCGACCACATGATGAAACGGGATGACGTCTTCCACTTCCATGTCGGGTAA
- a CDS encoding D-2-hydroxyacid dehydrogenase, translating to MSGNPERLLVVDLASTSRNWALKPEGEAVIRAAAPPGWGVRFVRAATMSDGDGSQTPSDEALAAIAQAEAYFGFGISRPLFAAGSRLRWVHSATAGMGGLLFPEMVASDVLLTNSAGVHGPPIAESVLAGVMHFLRGLDVAVDQQRAGTWSKSFFVSGESPLREVADCRVLVIGAGGIGSEVATRFSALGATCVGVRRRPEQGVPPGFARVVGPDAIDAELPRADVVVVAAPATGGTRGLLGAARLDLLPANAIVVNVARGTLVDEAALVERLRAGRLRGAVLDVFAEEPLAPSSPLWQLRSALLTPHVSAVSPLRFWPRQLTLFADNWSRYVRGEPLRNLVDKHAGY from the coding sequence ATGTCGGGTAATCCCGAGCGACTGCTCGTCGTCGATCTGGCGTCGACGTCGCGCAATTGGGCGCTGAAGCCGGAGGGCGAGGCGGTCATCCGGGCGGCGGCGCCGCCGGGATGGGGCGTGCGCTTCGTGCGCGCCGCCACGATGTCCGACGGCGATGGATCGCAGACGCCGAGCGACGAAGCGCTGGCCGCGATCGCGCAGGCCGAGGCGTACTTCGGATTCGGCATCTCGCGGCCGCTGTTCGCGGCCGGCTCGCGGCTGCGCTGGGTCCACTCCGCCACCGCCGGGATGGGAGGGCTGTTGTTTCCCGAGATGGTGGCGAGCGACGTGCTGCTCACCAATTCGGCGGGAGTGCATGGCCCGCCGATCGCCGAATCGGTGCTCGCCGGGGTGATGCACTTCCTGCGCGGGCTCGACGTGGCGGTGGATCAGCAGCGGGCGGGCACGTGGAGCAAGTCGTTCTTCGTGTCGGGCGAGTCTCCCCTGCGCGAGGTGGCCGACTGCCGCGTGCTGGTGATCGGCGCGGGGGGCATCGGGTCGGAGGTGGCCACGCGGTTCTCGGCGCTGGGGGCCACGTGCGTGGGCGTGCGGCGGCGTCCCGAACAGGGTGTGCCGCCGGGATTCGCCCGCGTGGTGGGGCCCGACGCGATCGACGCCGAGCTGCCGCGCGCCGACGTGGTGGTGGTGGCGGCGCCGGCCACGGGGGGCACGCGCGGGCTGCTGGGCGCGGCCCGGCTGGACCTGCTGCCGGCCAACGCGATCGTGGTGAACGTGGCGCGGGGCACGCTGGTGGACGAGGCGGCCCTGGTGGAGCGGCTGCGAGCGGGGCGGCTGCGCGGGGCGGTGCTCGATGTGTTCGCCGAGGAACCCCTGGCGCCGTCGAGCCCGCTGTGGCAGCTTCGTTCGGCGCTGCTCACCCCCCATGTGTCGGCTGTGTCCCCCCTGCGTTTCTGGCCCCGCCAGCTGACGCTGTTCGCGGACAACTGGAGCCGGTATGTCCGGGGTGAGCCGTTGCGCAACCTCGTGGACAAGCACGCGGGATACTGA